TATACTCGACGGCGTTCTGAAAGCATACGCTGGAGGAAAAGCATGTTTCACTTAATCTGGTATGTTCTCATTGGGCTAATCTCGGGATTTATCGCAAAATCGGTGATGCACGTGCATATGACGACCTTCTGGACGATCGTGCTCGGCATCATCGGATCGATCATCGGCGGCGCCGTTACCCACATGTTTTCGCGCCCGCAAAA
The DNA window shown above is from Terriglobales bacterium and carries:
- a CDS encoding GlsB/YeaQ/YmgE family stress response membrane protein; translation: MFHLIWYVLIGLISGFIAKSVMHVHMTTFWTIVLGIIGSIIGGAVTHMFSRPQNERYHPAGLIFSILGAILVLFICYKLNIHFPQVNPF